The Flavobacterium lindanitolerans genome contains the following window.
CAGGAAGTTTCTCCGCTATTATCCGAGTTTGGAAATGACATCCGCCTCAATGCCGATTTGTTCAAAAAAGTAAAAGCGGTTTATGACAAAAAAGACAGCCTTTCGCTTACGGCAGAACAGGCAACTCTGTTAGACAAACAATACAAAAGCTTTTCCAGAAACGGAGCCAATTTATCTGAAGACAAAAAAATGGAACTGCGTGAAATCGACAAGCAACTTTCTAAACTGAGTTTGGAGTTTGGCGAAAACGTACTGTCTGAAACACACGCTTTCCAACTCCATATTACAGACGAAAAAGACCTTTCCGGACTGCCGGAAGGCACCATTGAAGCCGCAAAAGAATTAGCTCAAAGCCACGAAAAAGAAGGCTGGATTTTTTCGTTAGACTATCCAAGCTATATTCCTTTTATGACCTATGCTGACAACAGGGAGCTTCGTAAAAAAATGGCAATTGCCTTTGGTGCGAAAGGTTTCCAGAAAAACGAGCATGACAATCAGGAAATCGTGCTTCAAATTGCCAGACTCCGATTTGAAAGAGCCAAACTTTTAGGCTATGCCTCGCATGCCCATTTTGTATTGGAAGAAAGAATGGCAGAAAGCCCTCAAAAAGTAAATACTTTCCTGAATGACTTGTTAGCGAAAGCACGTCCGGCGGCGGAAAGAGAATTCAATCAACTGACGCAGTTTGCCAAAGAACTGGACGGCATTGAACAGCTTGAAAAATGGGATGGGGCTTACTATTCCGAAAAGCTAAAACAACAATTATTCAATCTGGATGACGAAAAATTAAAACCTTATTTTAAGTTGGAAAACGTATTGGAAGGTGCCTTTACCGTTGCCGGAAGATTGTATGGACTGACTTTCGTAGAAATAAACGACATAGAGAAATACCATCCTGATGTAAAAACGTATGAGGTAAAAGACATTGCCGGTAATCTGGTTTCTGTTTTCTATGCTGACTTTTTCCCTAGAAAAGGAAAAAGAAACGGTGCGTGGATGACTTCATTCAAATCACAATATGTGTTGGGTGGAATTAACGAAAGACCACATGTTTCTATTGTCTGCAACTTTACAAAACCAACAGAAACCAAGCCTTCATTACTTACTTTCAACGAAGTAACCACCTTATTCCACGAATTTGGACATGCATTGCACGGGATGTTTGCTGATACCACATATCCAAGCCTTTCCGGAACCAGCGTATATTGGGATTTTGTCGAATTGCCAAGCCAGATATTTGAAAACTGGTGTTATGAACCGGAAGCTCTGGCATTATTTGCACGTCATTATCAAACGGGAGAAATCATCCCTACAGAATACATTCAGAAAATAAAAGAAAGCGCCAGCTTCCAGGAAGGCATGGCTACTTTGAGACAGTTAAGCTTTGGCTTACTGGATATGGGCTGGCATGGTCAGGATCCAACACCTATCAAAGATGTAAAAGAATTTGAAAACGTTCAGTTTGCTTCCACCAAACTTTATCCGGATGTGAAAGAAAATGCTATGAGTACTTCATTTTCTCACATCTTCCAGGGTGGTTATTCTTCGGGCTATTACAGTTATAAATGGGCTGAGGTACTTGATGCAGATGCTTTCGAATATTTTAAAGAACAAGGAATATTCAATTCTGAAGTGGCTACAAAATTCAAAGAAAACATATTGTCAAAAGGCGGAACGGAGCATCCGATGATTCTATACAAAAGATTCAGGGGAAGCGAACCAAAACCGGATGCCCTGCTAAAAAGAGCCGGATTACTTTAACACACAATTATTTGATTTCAAAATACTTGGGACTACCTGTAAAATAAGGCAGTCCCTTTTTTTATGTGTTTTTTTTACCTTTACAGCTGTGGGAAACCATAATTTTTCTTACAGTTTTTTATATATTTGGAATCTTCCATAACGATTTGCTTATGAAAAAACTTTACCTCAATTTTATATTTGCATTAATTTTTTCTTTAAACGCAATCAGTTCCTACGGACAATTGCCGGATTTTACCCTTACCGTTACCGGAACGGATGAAACTTGTAACAGAAACGGAACCTTATCTTTTACAGTAAGCGGAACCCATCCAAATGCAGGTATTATATATACAATATACAAACTACCGGTACTTAACAGTCCTTATGCCACAGTCTCGACCAATTCTTTATCGGGGCTCACAGGAGGAACATACAGGGTTATCGCCACGCAGACTTTAGGCACAGAAAATAACCAAAAGCAAAAAGATTATGTCATTAATAGTACAGTTGAATTTTTAGAATTCAACATGACCTTTAGCGATATTAACTGTAGCCTCAATAGAAACTTAATTGTCAATGTCACCAGCGGTAATCCTATAGGATATGAAATTATTTCAGGCCCCATTATAAGGCCACGCCAAACGTCCAATATTTTCACCAATCTTGTAGCAGGAAACTACCTGATTAAAGTTTATGACTCTTGTGGCAACGCAGTATCCCGATCCTATACTTTAGTAACCCTTGAAGAACTTCCGAACAATTTGGAAATTTCGGCGGCTTCATCCCCTAATGAAGAACTCGTCAACTGTAATACAATTGGGGTTTCATATGCTTTAGAAATAACTGCCGGAGCTACGGTAAACTTCCCGCTTACTTTTGTATTTACTATTTTTCCTCCAGGTGGTGGTGCTCCTATTACAAGAACCTTTATAGCAAATAGCCCTCAGGAAAAATATGACTTTGAACTCCCATTTTACAACACTCATTACAATTATAATTTGCTGATTACTGATGCCTGCGGCAAAGAATACCGCCTGGATGGCAATGCTATGAATGAAGAGTTTTCAATAAACCTGGAACAGCATACACTAAATTGCGGAATAAAATCTTTTCTGGTTAAAACGAAAAACCTTACTTATCCATTAACTGTAGAATTTCTTTCTGCCCCGGTTGGATTTAATCCTTTAGCCTATGAGCCATCACACCCTACTTTCAATTACAATCCAACCTACGGGAATACTACCAATATACTTCCGGAAGGCACTTATATTGTAAAAGTAACCGATGCCTGCGGAAGAATAAAGACCTCTGAACTAACCATCTACCATGGAACAGATGCTCAATTTGTAGCTACGGGTTCCTGTGGCGCATCCGGTGTTATTTTTGGTGAAATTCTGGGTTCCAATATTACATCTGTAACAATTGACATAGCGCCTTCGGGCTTTGCTTTTCCAACTCCTTATAACGCCAATGCCTATATACAAGCTGATGGGGGCATAATAATCAACAATATACTTGTTCCGGGTCAATACACTATAACTCTTTTAGACGATTGCGGAAATTCTTATACAAAACCCGTAACGGTACCAGCCGTTGGATCTGGCACACCAAGAGTCAATTATCTTGGCGGATGCGAACCCGGATTTGGCTCCGTTTATATTGGAGGGGCAGCAGATATCAGAATATTAAGTGCTGAATTTATATCCGTACCCAGTAGCTATAACGGACCCATGAATGTTTTCAGTAATGTTAGAGGAAGTTATCTTATGATGAATTCTTTACCAATCGGAACTTATCGTATCAAGATAAAAGACTCTTGTAATGCAGAACATAACTTAACCTTACAAATCAAGGAATATATTGGCAATACCACTTTTGAAATTGTAGAAGGATGTTCTTCTTTTAATATCCGATTTAACCATACTAATAACAATGGTTCAGTTTCAAATTTAGGATACTGGCTACAAAAATTCAATCCGGCAACAGGTGAATGGGGCCATCCTGACACAAATGTTAGCTATCCTGAAAATACTTATCCTAATTCGAGCAATTCACTTCCGGTTACCAATAATA
Protein-coding sequences here:
- a CDS encoding gliding motility-associated C-terminal domain-containing protein, coding for MKKLYLNFIFALIFSLNAISSYGQLPDFTLTVTGTDETCNRNGTLSFTVSGTHPNAGIIYTIYKLPVLNSPYATVSTNSLSGLTGGTYRVIATQTLGTENNQKQKDYVINSTVEFLEFNMTFSDINCSLNRNLIVNVTSGNPIGYEIISGPIIRPRQTSNIFTNLVAGNYLIKVYDSCGNAVSRSYTLVTLEELPNNLEISAASSPNEELVNCNTIGVSYALEITAGATVNFPLTFVFTIFPPGGGAPITRTFIANSPQEKYDFELPFYNTHYNYNLLITDACGKEYRLDGNAMNEEFSINLEQHTLNCGIKSFLVKTKNLTYPLTVEFLSAPVGFNPLAYEPSHPTFNYNPTYGNTTNILPEGTYIVKVTDACGRIKTSELTIYHGTDAQFVATGSCGASGVIFGEILGSNITSVTIDIAPSGFAFPTPYNANAYIQADGGIIINNILVPGQYTITLLDDCGNSYTKPVTVPAVGSGTPRVNYLGGCEPGFGSVYIGGAADIRILSAEFISVPSSYNGPMNVFSNVRGSYLMMNSLPIGTYRIKIKDSCNAEHNLTLQIKEYIGNTTFEIVEGCSSFNIRFNHTNNNGSVSNLGYWLQKFNPATGEWGHPDTNVSYPENTYPNSSNSLPVTNNNAWNLNFPIGGKFRIITATSIYNSVGNDNFCAFSIKEFETGILPEIKGALNFSCSGTLSDVLLNVIGEGDFTFRIIEKNGQPFNFSNGNSPLFTDLESAVYVFEIKDQCQNTSTYTHDVTAPFVFSIAASLCDAQNSTLSVPNFPYLQYKWYKQGAENVTLSTSSTLTFAPLNVSTQSGMYHVAITYPAEPDSCLNQILNYQIDAGNPPNAGNDNDVDLCSIPPSINLFDYLLGNADQNGTWEQIPSTGALSSNVWNTEGVQQGSTYYFRYFVRGFCGVEDEAIVSIHFNNVVPTPIINPVGPLCEGSPINISIQNPNLLYNYTWSGPNGFTATGINPTFPNATIAMSGTYTVTTNLVNCPSEPLSFELVVTPQPEFHFTQENTRICFGQETTLKVVPDNFEESEADYIWRNENGGIVGGNSAEIEINEPGLYSVLVNVNNCTFSKSVQVDENTDTFSVGAQAKCENEHYMLTAFAIDNSFNESNATYTWTGPNGFNATTQSTDITGLESGVYTVVVTNEEGCTATTSIPVEKSYCKIPKGVSPNGDNKNDTWNLAGLDILKVKIFNRYGTEVYEMNNYVNQWHGQCSDGKLLPTATYYYYIAFRDGKEKTGWVYLNREVN
- a CDS encoding M3 family metallopeptidase, which translates into the protein MSVLTKKFTTKYDTAPFSQIKIEDFLPAFKEAIASAKQEVDDIVNNSELPTFENTIEAMAFSGATLDRISTIFFNLHSAETNDELQKIAQEVSPLLSEFGNDIRLNADLFKKVKAVYDKKDSLSLTAEQATLLDKQYKSFSRNGANLSEDKKMELREIDKQLSKLSLEFGENVLSETHAFQLHITDEKDLSGLPEGTIEAAKELAQSHEKEGWIFSLDYPSYIPFMTYADNRELRKKMAIAFGAKGFQKNEHDNQEIVLQIARLRFERAKLLGYASHAHFVLEERMAESPQKVNTFLNDLLAKARPAAEREFNQLTQFAKELDGIEQLEKWDGAYYSEKLKQQLFNLDDEKLKPYFKLENVLEGAFTVAGRLYGLTFVEINDIEKYHPDVKTYEVKDIAGNLVSVFYADFFPRKGKRNGAWMTSFKSQYVLGGINERPHVSIVCNFTKPTETKPSLLTFNEVTTLFHEFGHALHGMFADTTYPSLSGTSVYWDFVELPSQIFENWCYEPEALALFARHYQTGEIIPTEYIQKIKESASFQEGMATLRQLSFGLLDMGWHGQDPTPIKDVKEFENVQFASTKLYPDVKENAMSTSFSHIFQGGYSSGYYSYKWAEVLDADAFEYFKEQGIFNSEVATKFKENILSKGGTEHPMILYKRFRGSEPKPDALLKRAGLL